In Bacillus oleivorans, the genomic stretch TTCGGCAGCGGTGGATTACTCTCGGTAGAGTAAGATTTACTCTCGGTAGCGGAGGATTTACTCTCGGCAGCGGAGGATTTACTCTCGGTAGCGGAGGATTTACTCTCGGTAGCGGAGGATTTACTCTCGGTAGCGGAGGATTTACTCTCGGTAGTGGTGGATTTACTCTCGGTAGCGGAGGATTTACTCTCGGTAGCGGAGGATTTACTCTCGGTAGCAGAAGATTTACTCGCGGTAGCAGGGGATTTACTCGCGGTAGGAGGGGATTTCTCTCGGCAGTGGGGATTTACTCTCGGCAGCATGCCCGTTACCCTGATGAAGCTCCATTGACATCACCGCCATCCACAAACCAATCAAGCGCCATTACTCACTAAAGACACAGCCACCATTCATTCGACAAAATGTTTAAAAATATCTCTTCGCGTCTATAATAAGAGGATGTTTGAGTCATTGTAGACGCAGGGAAAGGAAACAAGCGATATGGACCAGCAACAAAAAGTTGTAGTCATCATCGGACCCACTGCTGTTGGTAAAACAAAAGTCAGTATTGAACTGGCGAAACGATGGAATGGCGAGATTATTAGTGGCGATTCCATGCAGATTTACCGCGGGTTAGATATAGGGACGGCGAAAGTAACGGAAGAAGAGAAGGATGGGATTCCGCATCACTTGATTGATATTTGCGACCCGGATGATGCTTTTACCGTTGCTGATTTTCAAGCTCTGGTCAGGGAGAAAATTACGGAAATTGAACAGCGCGGGAAGCTTCCGTTTATTGTCGGCGGTACTGGCCTGTACATTCAATCCGTTTTATTCGATTTCCAGTTCCTGGAGGAAGCGTCAACGGCAACACGTGAAAAGCTTTATGCCCAATATGAGAACGAGGGAATAGAGCCTTTGTTTCAAAAATTGCAAGAGGTTGACCCGAATAGTGCAGAAGCAATTCACCCGAATAATGTAAGACGAGTGATTCGGGCACTGGAGGTTTATCTTGATACAGGGCAAGCTTTTTCTGAATGGAAGGAGTCTCAAACGAATCAGCTTTTATATGATGCAGCGATCATCGGTCTTCAAATGGACCGCGAACTTTTATATGACCGTATTAATCATCGTGTAGATATTATGATGGAAGCTGGATTATTAGATGAGGTAAAAAGCCTATATGATCAAGGGATTCGCGGCACTCAGGCTGTACAGGGGATT encodes the following:
- the miaA gene encoding tRNA (adenosine(37)-N6)-dimethylallyltransferase MiaA is translated as MDQQQKVVVIIGPTAVGKTKVSIELAKRWNGEIISGDSMQIYRGLDIGTAKVTEEEKDGIPHHLIDICDPDDAFTVADFQALVREKITEIEQRGKLPFIVGGTGLYIQSVLFDFQFLEEASTATREKLYAQYENEGIEPLFQKLQEVDPNSAEAIHPNNVRRVIRALEVYLDTGQAFSEWKESQTNQLLYDAAIIGLQMDRELLYDRINHRVDIMMEAGLLDEVKSLYDQGIRGTQAVQGIGYKELYEYFDGKVDLEQAVEKLKKNSRNYAKRQLTWFRNQLDVQWFDMTDISAIEKKIEEISQYLAGKWSLGANT